Part of the Chitinophaga parva genome is shown below.
TGCAGGATGGTGATCACGCAAACGGGGAAAGCCACCGAGTTGGGTAAGATCGCCGGTACGTTAAGCCGCCGTGCACCCATGAATGGCTTTGAACGGGGCATCCGTAATTTTGGATGGTTGATCCTGAAAGTAAGCGCTATCCTCGTGCTGTTCATTTTCGTGGTCAATGCGTGGCGCCACCAGGACCTGCTGCAATCATTCCTTTTCGCCATTGCTATTGCCGTGGGGCTTACCCCGGAACTGTTACCGATGATCATGAGTGTTACAATGTCCAGGGGGGCCACCCGGATGGCCCGGCTGGGCGTGATCATCAAACAGGTAACGGCGATTCCCAATTTTGGCAGCATGGAGATCCTGTGCACGGATAAAACAGGTACGCTTACAGAAGACCGCATTGCCCTGGTGTGCAGCGTAACGCCGGCTGGCACGGCCAGTAAGGAAGTGGAGGAATTAGCCTATCTCAATAGTTATTTCCAGACCGGTGTAACCAGCCCGCTGGATACGGCCATACTCGATTGCAAGGTAGCAGTACCGGCAGATTACACCAAAGTGGATGAAATTCCTTTTGATTTTTCCCGTAAGCGGGTGAGCGTAGTGGTGCGGATGAAAAATGAAATGGTCCTGATCACAAAAGGCGCCCCGGAGGAAGTTTTTAAAACATGCGGCTTGAGCCCCGAGGCTATTGAAGTTGCCAATCAGCAATACACGCTTTTGAGCGGGCAGGGATTCAGGGTATTGGCGGTAGCCACACGGACGTTGTCAACTACGGGCCCGTACAGTATTGCAGACGAATGCCAACTGCAACTGGCGGGCTTTGTGGCATTCCTGGATCCGCCCAAAGCTGACGTAAAGCAGGTGATCGATGCACTACAGGAAATGGGAATAGCGATAAAGATCCTGACGGGAGACAACCACCTGGTGACACGGGCGGTGTGCGACAAGATCGGGTTGAATGTAACCCATATCCTGCAGGGGACGGAAATGGATGCATTAAATGACGATGCGCTGGCCCAGCGCATCCGGCATACTACTATATTTACGCGTGTGCTGCCGGAGCAAAAGAACCGGATCATACAACTACTAAAGAAGCAACATGCCATAGTAGGTTATCTTGGAGACGGCATCAACGATGCGCCCGCGCTGAAAACGGCAGATATAGGCATTACGGTGAATAGTGCAGTGGACGTGGCAAGGGATGCGGCAGACGTGATCCTGACCCGGAAGGATCTGAAGGTGTTGCAGGATGGTATCCGGGAAGGGCGAAAGACCTATTGCAATACCATGAAGTACATCCGCATGACCCTCAGCTCCAATTTCGGTAATATGTTTTCCATGGCGGCAGCCGCCATGATCCTGCCTTTCCTTCCCATGTTACCGGCGCAGGTGCTGGTCAACAATTTTCTGTATGATACCTCGCAACTGGCCATCCCTACTGACACTGCAGATGATGAGCAGCTGCGTATTCCCCGCCAGTGGGACCTGCCAAGCCTGCAGCGGTTCATGCTGTGGTTTGGCCTGTTAAGTTCCCTGTTTGACCTGTTGACCTTTTACCTGCTTTATCATCATTTTAAGACAAGTCCTGTTTTGTTCCGTACCGGTTGGTTCATGGAATCGCTGGCTACGCAAATACTGGTGGTTTTCATTATCCGTACGGACCGGGTGCCATTCTATAAAAGTAAACCGGCTGGTGCACTTGTGTGGAGCGCATTGGCTTGCCTCCTGCTCGGGTGGGTGCTACCTTATAGCATATTGGGCCGGTATATGGGCTTTACCCAGCCGCCCTGGCACGTCATTTTGTACATTGCCGTGCTGGTAGTGCTTTACCTGGTAAGCGCCGAGCTACTGAAACGCGCACTGCTGCGCTTCTATGGTAATAAAAAGGCGCCGCTGGAACGGCGCCGGGAAAAAGTTGTTATTTGAATTTCAGGGCCAGCGTTACAATGTTGCTGGTAAGCCCTGTGGACCGCATATAATGGCCGTACCGAAGTTCCAAGGAACTAAAATGCTGGTAGCCCAATACCCCTTTGGGAGGCGATAACCGCAGGTTAGCCCCAACGAAATTACTGTGCAGTGAGGACAGGTCATAGTCGCTGGTATAGTAAGTTTCCGCCGGGTTGTGCTGGCCGTATGACTTGAAATAGCGGGTGCCCTGCTGTGTGTTGTAGCGGTAGAAGGGACTGAGGGAGAGGAACGGCGTAAATTTCACCGGTACTTCAATTTCTGCGGTATGTGCGCGGATGCCCCAGTTATCCATATAATACCGGTAAAAAGCACGCACAATAAAGTGATCATCCAGGAAGTAGCTGAAACGTACACCGATCGGCAGTTTGTACCGGTTGTCCGGCAGGTTTTCCGCCCGTTCGGATCCGTCTGTAAAATAGTTGCGCTGGTAACGGGTGGCCAGTAGCCCGTGTTGATAAGAAGGCTCCGCGATGATCATTGCCTGTAGCCTGGTATTGATCACCTGCGACAATGAAAAAGATGCACTGTAAGAATCGCGTGGCTTGTTTTCATAGGGCCCTCCTTCTTGTCCCGGCGGGCGCAGTTCTATGGGCAGGATCACTTTCCAGGTATCAAAGAAAGCCTGTGCTTTAAAGTCAAACTGCCGGTTCTTGTCTTTTGAAAGACGGGTAAGAAGGAAGCCGATGCCGCGCGACTGGTAATCAAACTCAGAGGATAAAGATGCGCTTACACCAAAAGCATTGCCTGTTTTCTCATTGGAGCGTGTCCAGTGTAAAGAAGGGTAGACGCGGGTGTCTGCAGATGATGCAGATGAAATGGTGTGCGGATCTATCTTGTCAGAAGAAGCCGATGTGTAGTGGTCAATGCCCAGTTCAAACTGGAAAGTGTGTTTAAAACCAGCCGCATTGAACTTGGACACCTGGATGTTGATCGTGTTGGCAAAGTCGGTGAGTTTTTCCGTACCAATGCCCCCTGTTACGGCGGAGTTATTACCATCCTGGTGATAGTAGCCGGATACAAAATTGATCTCATCCAGGTGCAGGGTGCGCGCTACATAGTGGCTGCTGTCTGCCGGGCTTTGTGCATGCGTGGTGAGCATGCCTGCCCATAGCGCCAGTATGGAAAGGGATATTTTTTTCATTACTTGCTTCCTTTACATTTAATTACAACCGCATCCGCCGCCGCTCTTGCCGCCATTGGCACCGGAGCCGCCTTCGCGGTATAGCTGGAAGTTCTGTTCAAATTGTTGCGACCTGCGTGCGGATAACTCCATTTCAGAATCGTTGATCTTGCTTTTTTGGTAGGCCTTTACCGTGGTACAGGCTGAGAAACCTGCACAGGCAAGTATCACCAACCAGGTGCGGAGCCTGCTGTTATTGTGTAACATGTATGTTGTTTGTATGAGAGAGATGATTTTGGTCGTCTATGATAATGCAGGCAATGTTGCGCAATTGGTTCACCAGGTGCAGGCCCACTTTTGCGCCCATCACCATTACCGGGGTTGCCATGGCATCTGCCAGTTCTGCACTGGGGCAAAGTATGGTGACGCTCTTTACACCGGTAACCGGCAGGCCGGTGGCAGGGTCTATCGTGTGGGCGTACCGTTTGCCGTTGATGGTGGCATATTTCTCATAATTACCGGAGGTGGCAATAGACATGTTGCTGATGCGCAATGCGGAGAAGGGTTGCCTTGCCTGGTCCGGATCTGCAATGCCAATGGTCCAGGGCGCTCCGTTAGGTTGTGTGCCCCAGCAGGTTAGGTCGCCGGCTGCGTTCACAATGCCGCTTTCCACGCCCTGTGATTGCAATAGCTGGCGTGCTTTATCTGCCGCATACCCCTTGCCGATGCCTCCAAACCCTATCCGCATGCCTTTTTCTTTCAACATCACGGTGCAGTGCGTTGCATCCAGCAGTACGTTCCGATAATTAATAAGCCGTACGGATTGCCTGGCCACTGCAGGATCTGGCAGGGAGGTCATGTTGGTATCAAAATTCCACAGGCTTTTGTCGATACCACCGTAAGTAATGTCAAATGCGCCTTGTGTAAGACCGGATATTTTAATGGAGCGCTCTACAAGCTGGAAAAATTCCTGTGATACCTTCACGGGGGCAATACCCGCCATCGCATTAACGGCGGCAGTTTCACTGTCGTCGCGGAAGGTGGTTAACATCGTCTCAATGCGCTGTATTTCCCGGATGGCTGCAGCAATGCGGGCCCTGGCCCAGGCTTCGTTCCCACTGACCACCGTGATCTCAAACCGGTTGCCCATGAGCCGGAGCACTTCCTTATAAAGACTGGTAGCGGCTTTAGTGGCTGGCATGTAATTGCTGTTCTATTTCTCCTACAAATTGCGCAGGTGTTTCATCGGGGCACCCTTCCCAGGTTTTGATCACTTTTCCATTACTGTCCAGTAGCAAAGTATATGGAAATTTACCGTCAGGGTTGTATTTATCTGCCAGTGCCTCGTTGCGTTTTACCTGGTCTTTGGGCAGCTGGTTCTTTTTCTGGCGGGGAAAGTCGGCCCTTACCAGCACCAGGTGATCTGCCGCGTAAGCCTCAAAGTCTTTTGCTTCCAGGATGGTACTGCGCAGTCGGATGCAGGGGCCGCACCAATCGGAACCCGAAAAGTTTACAAGCAGATATTTGTGGGAACTGGCAGCGTCCGTGCGGGCTGCCTCAAAATCGCCGGACCAGGTAAGACCCGGGCCAAACATCATAAACAGGACAATCGTAATTAATTTCATCTGGTGCGTAATTATTGCCTGTAATTTAACACCGTGGCGGCAATTTTATTGTGTGAGCGCCGCCTCTCAGGACTGGCTGGTATCGCTGTAAGCTTAAATTCTGTATTGAATCTGTACCCTTGGTAACGCCTGCCTGTGGCCGGTTTGAGGCGCCCCTGGCCGTCCCGGGGGCTAAATGTTAAAATGTTGCAAATTATAGATGTCCTGATAAAAATGCACCTTGCCGAAGGCATCGGGCCAGGCGGTATTATAAAGCACCATTATGTATACCGGCTGGTTGAGCATGATCGTCTCGGGGGCCTGGTGTTTGAGGCATTCGTTGGATAAAAGGGATTTTGCCACTTCAGGTTTGTCCGCCAGTAAAATGCGGGCCAGTGCCATGGCTTCTTCCACCCGTATGCAGCCGTGGCTGTAGAAGCGCCGTTCAAACATGAACAGGGTTTTCGAGGGCGTGTCGTGAAGGTAAATATCATATGGGCTATTGAAGCTGAATTTAATAATGCCCATGGCGTTATCGCAACCGGTAGACTGGCGCAGGCGATAGGGGAAATGGCCAGGGCCAAGTTGTTGCCATGCGATATGCCGGGGATTAACAATGCGGTCGCGGGCATCCAGCACCTGGAATTGATTGTTTTCCAGGAAACGGGGGTTCCGGCGCTGCTCCGGGAGCAATTCCTTCACCGCGATGCGATGGGGCACCGACCAGTACGGGTATAACTCGGCGCTGGTAATGGTGCTGCACAAGGTATGGGTAGGCGTAGCGGGTTTCCCGGGAATTACACGGGTATAGAGCAACAGGCTGTCGTTCCGGTAAAATTGCAGGTCGGCGGAGGGGAGATTTACAATGATCACCGGTTGGCCGGCCAGGTACCGGCTGGCCCAGCGCACCTGGTCCATGGCAGCCTGGATAGCATGGATGCGGGCCGCGAGGGGGGCACGCAGGGTATCTGTGATCATGTCGCGGTAATGTTGCAGCGATTTTTTTAACGCACGGTAAAGACTGTTACCGGGCTCCATCCTGGTCATGAATTGCCCGAAACGTCCTTCGGCTACGGCATCGGCCAGTTGGGCGCTGACCGGGAGCGGAGGCTCGGGGGTGTAGTGAAGACCATTGAAATCTACCGGAGACAGGCCCGGCCTGCCGTAAGCCACGTCATGAAAATATTGGGTAGCAATACAGGTCAGCTCCTGGTTAGCAAAAGCCGTGTCATTCTGGTCAGGTAATTGCTGGCGGCCATCACACAAAGTCTGGACATAGCTAACGTTGTAGTCTTCCGGCGGAAGGCCCAGGCTGTCTGCCTGCAACAGGTACCGGTATAATGTGTCCAGCAGTGGGCTGCCTTCCTCATTGATCCAGCTGATCGCTGCAGGTGGAGTGTTCAGGCGCGGGAAAGCGGTGGCCGCATACAAACCGGATTGCGCGCTGGCACCTGGCAAACGGAACATCAGCAGGCAGGCTATTGCCGCGAAATATAACCTGTAAGGCATATAAAAATATTGGCGGGTAAAAAAACGCCGCTGGCGCCTTACAGGGCGCACAGCGGCAGTTGCAGGCGGTTGTCAGCTAACGGGGACATGTACCGGGCCTCCGTTACGACGTGCCTCTTCTTTTTTGGGGAGCGTTAACTGTAGAATACCTTTTTCGTAGCTGGCGGCAATATGTTCCTTGTTCACACCGGTTGGCAAGGTAAAGCTGCGGGTGAAGCTGCTGTAGTTATACTCCCTGCGGGTGAAGCGGGTTTTGTTCACCTCTTTTTCATCTTCTTTTTCCGCGCTGATGGTCAGGTTACCTCCTTCTACTACTATTTTGAAGTCATTTTTTTCCATCCCGGGCGCCGCGAGTGAAATTTTGTAATCGTCTTTACTTTCCACTACGTTGACCGCTGGCAGGCTGGCAGATGCCCAGTTGGGACGAAGCTCAAAGCCATCGAACCAGGTGTTCCAGGGCCGGAAAAATTCATCGAAAGTACTGGGCAGGAAATTGTTTTTGGTTAATGCTTGTGTAGACATAAATCCTCTTTTTTATCGGGGGTGATAAGATCGGTTTACGCTGTCAAAATTAGACGGAAGAAAAGCCATTGCAAATGACCCTGTACAGGCGCACATATGACAATGATCAATGCTGCTGCAGTGTTGTAATAGCACGCTCATATGGTAGTGTCCTTCCGGCAAAGCATAAGTCCCGGGTATCCGGGGCGCCTTTCCATTTCCCGGCATGTGATACAATTTACTTAGGCCTTAACTGATCAGGATCATTGCGGAAGATGACCATGGTCAGCGTTTATATGGAATCCTTAGTTTAGTTTCATATAGATCAGCATATGTGTTAACGGTGTTGAAAATATTAAGCGAAAGCCATAACTTCACAAAACCCCTGTCCATTTCACTTCTATTTCACTTGAACAGACTATGTAAGTCACAGAGCATCCATCCTGTGTTAATTTAGCCCGGAGCAATCATGGAATTGGTATTCCCAGAGATGACAGTAGCCTCTCTTTGAGCATTTTTTCCGTACCAGGAATATGTCCAATCATTTACCAAGCATAATCATTTCGTCATGGCAACGATCTTACTCATTGAAGACAACGACGATAT
Proteins encoded:
- the mgtA gene encoding magnesium-translocating P-type ATPase; translation: MPDTASSKAGADIFSCAGLSLPAIWDITGSSDGGLSAKEAERRLEAEGLNVIHAARQEKEWLLLLSHFRNPLVILLLIAAVISFSSGEPVSAMIIMAIILASVGLDYWQERDSRNAAEDLQHTLANKALVLRDGVYIEVPASQLCRGDIVQLEAGRIIPADGRMIWGRDCFVNQSSLTGESFPAEKNEGVIKNGAGLDSLHNMLFMGSSMISGNCRMVITQTGKATELGKIAGTLSRRAPMNGFERGIRNFGWLILKVSAILVLFIFVVNAWRHQDLLQSFLFAIAIAVGLTPELLPMIMSVTMSRGATRMARLGVIIKQVTAIPNFGSMEILCTDKTGTLTEDRIALVCSVTPAGTASKEVEELAYLNSYFQTGVTSPLDTAILDCKVAVPADYTKVDEIPFDFSRKRVSVVVRMKNEMVLITKGAPEEVFKTCGLSPEAIEVANQQYTLLSGQGFRVLAVATRTLSTTGPYSIADECQLQLAGFVAFLDPPKADVKQVIDALQEMGIAIKILTGDNHLVTRAVCDKIGLNVTHILQGTEMDALNDDALAQRIRHTTIFTRVLPEQKNRIIQLLKKQHAIVGYLGDGINDAPALKTADIGITVNSAVDVARDAADVILTRKDLKVLQDGIREGRKTYCNTMKYIRMTLSSNFGNMFSMAAAAMILPFLPMLPAQVLVNNFLYDTSQLAIPTDTADDEQLRIPRQWDLPSLQRFMLWFGLLSSLFDLLTFYLLYHHFKTSPVLFRTGWFMESLATQILVVFIIRTDRVPFYKSKPAGALVWSALACLLLGWVLPYSILGRYMGFTQPPWHVILYIAVLVVLYLVSAELLKRALLRFYGNKKAPLERRREKVVI
- a CDS encoding DUF3570 domain-containing protein, translating into MKKISLSILALWAGMLTTHAQSPADSSHYVARTLHLDEINFVSGYYHQDGNNSAVTGGIGTEKLTDFANTINIQVSKFNAAGFKHTFQFELGIDHYTSASSDKIDPHTISSASSADTRVYPSLHWTRSNEKTGNAFGVSASLSSEFDYQSRGIGFLLTRLSKDKNRQFDFKAQAFFDTWKVILPIELRPPGQEGGPYENKPRDSYSASFSLSQVINTRLQAMIIAEPSYQHGLLATRYQRNYFTDGSERAENLPDNRYKLPIGVRFSYFLDDHFIVRAFYRYYMDNWGIRAHTAEIEVPVKFTPFLSLSPFYRYNTQQGTRYFKSYGQHNPAETYYTSDYDLSSLHSNFVGANLRLSPPKGVLGYQHFSSLELRYGHYMRSTGLTSNIVTLALKFK
- a CDS encoding DUF4266 domain-containing protein — translated: MLHNNSRLRTWLVILACAGFSACTTVKAYQKSKINDSEMELSARRSQQFEQNFQLYREGGSGANGGKSGGGCGCN
- a CDS encoding FAD:protein FMN transferase, whose protein sequence is MPATKAATSLYKEVLRLMGNRFEITVVSGNEAWARARIAAAIREIQRIETMLTTFRDDSETAAVNAMAGIAPVKVSQEFFQLVERSIKISGLTQGAFDITYGGIDKSLWNFDTNMTSLPDPAVARQSVRLINYRNVLLDATHCTVMLKEKGMRIGFGGIGKGYAADKARQLLQSQGVESGIVNAAGDLTCWGTQPNGAPWTIGIADPDQARQPFSALRISNMSIATSGNYEKYATINGKRYAHTIDPATGLPVTGVKSVTILCPSAELADAMATPVMVMGAKVGLHLVNQLRNIACIIIDDQNHLSHTNNIHVTQ
- a CDS encoding thioredoxin family protein — translated: MKLITIVLFMMFGPGLTWSGDFEAARTDAASSHKYLLVNFSGSDWCGPCIRLRSTILEAKDFEAYAADHLVLVRADFPRQKKNQLPKDQVKRNEALADKYNPDGKFPYTLLLDSNGKVIKTWEGCPDETPAQFVGEIEQQLHASH
- a CDS encoding L,D-transpeptidase family protein; amino-acid sequence: MPYRLYFAAIACLLMFRLPGASAQSGLYAATAFPRLNTPPAAISWINEEGSPLLDTLYRYLLQADSLGLPPEDYNVSYVQTLCDGRQQLPDQNDTAFANQELTCIATQYFHDVAYGRPGLSPVDFNGLHYTPEPPLPVSAQLADAVAEGRFGQFMTRMEPGNSLYRALKKSLQHYRDMITDTLRAPLAARIHAIQAAMDQVRWASRYLAGQPVIIVNLPSADLQFYRNDSLLLYTRVIPGKPATPTHTLCSTITSAELYPYWSVPHRIAVKELLPEQRRNPRFLENNQFQVLDARDRIVNPRHIAWQQLGPGHFPYRLRQSTGCDNAMGIIKFSFNSPYDIYLHDTPSKTLFMFERRFYSHGCIRVEEAMALARILLADKPEVAKSLLSNECLKHQAPETIMLNQPVYIMVLYNTAWPDAFGKVHFYQDIYNLQHFNI
- a CDS encoding Hsp20/alpha crystallin family protein, producing MSTQALTKNNFLPSTFDEFFRPWNTWFDGFELRPNWASASLPAVNVVESKDDYKISLAAPGMEKNDFKIVVEGGNLTISAEKEDEKEVNKTRFTRREYNYSSFTRSFTLPTGVNKEHIAASYEKGILQLTLPKKEEARRNGGPVHVPVS